TCTTTCTCACTCTGTTTTTGGAAAAGGAATGGGTAAGAACTCAgatgttttaaaaagaattttggtAACTAATATCATGCTTGCTAGAATATATATTAAAACTCTGTGGTGCAAGGTGTCTTGCCCTACATTTCAGCAGGTAAAAAACATCCACTCAGAAAGAAAGTAGCAGCAGAGtgtttaatttataatttttgtCTGCAAAGTTTGAAATTGTGGAGGAGTAAGTATATTCTAACGAGATGTGTGTActaaaaatacatgcagaaaatGAGCAGATCTAAAAGGGGATGGATTTTTTATAGTGCTGCCTCTCTTTGCTTTGTTACAAATCTGTTGTGACTGGAGCTTAGGCTCAAGGAACGCAAAATCTAGTTTTCAGTTACTTGAAATGCTTGACTCTCAGCATTTAGGAGATAGACAGTCTTTAAATATGAACAGCACATAAATAGAGCAGTGTACTAAATATTGTATCTAAATGAAGACAAACTTTGTGTTGGGCTGCTGGTAATGCGCTGTTCAAGCATGTTCTTAGTTGAAACGCACAGGCTGTTACGAACAGGTTGAAGTGCTTCATTTTACATCACACGCTTACCGCTTACTGAGCAAATGATGTCTACTCCCTTTAGGTGTACTTGTACTCAGCAACAACGTGCTGATGCCTAGCGAGTTACGGTTTacttccctttcttccataactttccaaaatttaaaggaaaaacataCCTGTAAGATTTTGGAATAACTGATGACAATGACTAATCCTGGTATTAGAAAGAAAACAACGGCAAAGGTCACATCCCAAACGATTTCTCCTGCAATGCTGGGCCAAACCAAGGTGCAAATCTGAATCTCCTGTTTAcacagaataaagaagaaaattaacattGTACTGTTATTTTTACTACAAAGTTGTCTTTATCTTCCTCTGTGCCTGCAGAGAAAATGGCTGCAGAATGAACCAAGTCTGTGAAAACTTTCTACTCAGAGCGGTCAAGTACTTCCACACAACTACGAATAGATGTATCGTCCACAATCCAGATATTACCATAAATTTCATATCAAATGCTAACATCAACTTTGGAACTGAAACTTACAGACCTGAGACTTGGCCATGTGTTCCGACTGTCGCGCTGGGTGTGCTTCTGCGCACATGTGGAAACACCAGGCAGACAAACCCGAGCACGGGCAGCTGGCACAGGGGCTACCACGGGCGCCGGGCAGCTGCTCGGCTCTGCCGGGACGCGCTCCCTCGGCAAGGGGGAAGGAAGGCTGCCGCGAAGGGGGATTCCCGCCCGCACCGGGGAACGCAGAAACAATCCTAGCCGACCGAACAggagagcggggcgggagcggacggcgggcgcggggctcccgGGCTGCCCTGCCGGGGGCGGCTCCGGCCGctcccccgggcccggccgcggcgccTGCCCGGCACGTAgcgcgccgcccgctcccccgagGCGGCCGAGcctcccgcgccgcccgccccacccggctccggccgcagcccgccgctccggcccggcccggcccggccccggccgccctggcggcgccggccctcacctcgccgccggcggcgggcagccgcAGCACggtgaagaagcagcagagcGGGAGGGTGGCGAGGGGGGCGAAGCCCCAGATGAGGAGCAGGGCGGCGGCCAGCGCCTTGCGGCGGCGGAAGGCGGCGCGGCGCAGCCGGGCGATGCTGACGACGCGCTCCAGGCTGACGGCCGCCAGCGAGAGGATGACGACGGTGCCGCTGAGGCTCATCACGTAGAAGAGCATGTGGCAGACGGCGTCGCCCAGCACCCAGGACTCGGTCCAGCGCACCACGGCGATGAAGGGGATGGCGGTGATGAAGAGCAGGTCGGCACAGAAGAGGTTGAGGACGAGGCAGTTGGCGGTGGACAGCCCGTGCCGCTGCCGCTGCACCAGCAGGCAGATGCCCCAGAGGTTTCCCGCCAAGGCCAGCAGGAAGATGGCAGCCAGGGCGGATGACTCGCCGATACGCAGGGCCGTCACGTTGTGGC
This sequence is a window from Opisthocomus hoazin isolate bOpiHoa1 chromosome 6, bOpiHoa1.hap1, whole genome shotgun sequence. Protein-coding genes within it:
- the FFAR4 gene encoding free fatty acid receptor 4, whose protein sequence is MPGSRAVPGGNTTYFPFFSDFRGHNVTALRIGESSALAAIFLLALAGNLWGICLLVQRQRHGLSTANCLVLNLFCADLLFITAIPFIAVVRWTESWVLGDAVCHMLFYVMSLSGTVVILSLAAVSLERVVSIARLRRAAFRRRKALAAALLLIWGFAPLATLPLCCFFTVLRLPAAGGEEIQICTLVWPSIAGEIVWDVTFAVVFFLIPGLVIVISYSKILQITKASRRSLTAGLAYSENHQLRVSQQDYKLFRALFVLMISFFIMWSPIIIIILLILVQNFNNDLNILPSVFFWIVLFTFANSAVNPILYNVAHFRRKCQEILLCCTGNPVRHGAGTETTARRSNHEQPNLSFITE